The nucleotide window GCCGGCAAGCTGGAAAAAGGGGAAGAGCCCATTGTAACGGCCCGCCGCGAGTTGGAAGAAGAGACAGGGTATACGTCGGATCATTTCGAATTTATTCAGGCTTTTGCAACTTCACCGGGATTTGCGGATGAAATCATTCATATTTACGTAGCGGAAAAGTTGAAAAAATTAGACATTCCGGTGGATTTAGATGAAGATGAATTTGTGGAGTTAATGGAAGTATCACTGGAAGAAGCAGAAGCGATGGTAGCGGACGGCCGTATTTACGATGCCAAAACGGCTTTTGCGATATTATGGCTGAAATTAAAAATGAAATGAAATCAATAATTGTTTACGCATAAGGACAATTTATGTGCATAAGTTGTATGGACAAGGAGGCGTCCAAATGCGTAAATATCTATATATTCAATATACTTCGATGATTGTCGTATGTTTCATTTGTGGTGTAGTTTGTTATCAGCTATTCGATATTGGACAAGTGCAGCAAATTATTAAATATAGTGATCGTAGACTGCTCCAAATGGAAAAACCTGAATTGCTTTGGAGTGTAGTTCCTTTCATAGTTGCCTTAAGTATTGTATTATTCTTTTCGACACATAAATATTTGCCGCGTATA belongs to Solibacillus sp. FSL W7-1436 and includes:
- a CDS encoding NUDIX hydrolase — translated: MKKFEEKTIQSQPIYSGKVISLKVDDVSLPNGETGKREIINHPGAVAVIAITENNKILLVEQYRKALERSIIEIPAGKLEKGEEPIVTARRELEEETGYTSDHFEFIQAFATSPGFADEIIHIYVAEKLKKLDIPVDLDEDEFVELMEVSLEEAEAMVADGRIYDAKTAFAILWLKLKMK